From one Acidibrevibacterium fodinaquatile genomic stretch:
- a CDS encoding NADPH-dependent assimilatory sulfite reductase hemoprotein subunit: MSPPRPPSGVERLKAASRFLRGELAAELANPGREVSDDAYNLLKFHGTYEQHDRDTATERKQRGEAKDFSFMVRVRMPGGVLTAAQYLALDALADRYGNGTLRITTREGVQFHGVIKQDLKASIAAINQTLLTTQAACGDVVRNVTATPAPRRDAVHARIRADAAMLSAALLPASRAYHELFLDEAAQAALGTEAEPLYGPTYLPRKFKIGIATPEDNSIDVLTNDLGIIALFEGERLLGYNFALGGGLGMTHNRKDTYPRLATPLCFVGPDDLRRGVEAVIALQRDFGDRSDRRRARLKYLLDARGLDWAKRALEEYFGAPLAPPRPLPPFQIPEILGWHAQGDGKFWLGVPVPAGRIEDRGTKRVRTALRAVVTRFGADPVLTGQQDILLSNLAPADRGPVETLLREHGVLLAEALTPLARWSLACPALPTCGLALAEAERVHAPIVAAIEAELAHFGLRDERISLRVTGCPNGCARPYGGDIGIVGRMPGYYALYVGGDFAGTRLSFKLHDKIAEADLATALAPLFAAFAAEREAGEGFGDFCARLGAEALRERSLPAREAAA, from the coding sequence ATGTCCCCTCCCCGCCCGCCGAGCGGTGTCGAACGTCTCAAGGCCGCAAGCCGCTTCCTGCGCGGCGAACTTGCCGCCGAACTCGCGAACCCCGGCCGCGAGGTCAGCGACGATGCCTATAACCTCCTGAAATTCCACGGCACCTACGAACAGCACGACCGCGACACGGCGACCGAACGCAAGCAGCGCGGCGAGGCCAAGGATTTCTCCTTCATGGTCCGGGTGCGCATGCCGGGCGGCGTTTTGACAGCCGCGCAATATCTCGCGCTCGACGCACTCGCTGATCGCTACGGCAACGGCACACTCCGCATCACCACGCGCGAGGGGGTACAGTTCCACGGCGTCATCAAACAGGATCTCAAGGCCAGCATCGCCGCCATCAACCAAACGCTACTCACCACCCAAGCGGCTTGCGGCGATGTTGTGCGCAATGTCACGGCGACGCCGGCGCCGCGGCGCGACGCGGTGCATGCGCGCATCCGCGCCGACGCTGCGATGCTGTCGGCGGCGCTGCTGCCGGCGAGCCGCGCCTATCACGAGCTGTTTCTCGACGAAGCGGCGCAGGCCGCGCTCGGCACCGAGGCCGAACCGCTCTACGGCCCGACTTATCTGCCGCGCAAATTCAAGATCGGCATCGCGACCCCCGAGGATAACAGCATCGACGTCCTCACCAATGATCTCGGCATCATCGCGCTGTTCGAGGGTGAGCGCTTGCTCGGCTATAATTTCGCGCTCGGCGGCGGGCTCGGCATGACGCATAACAGGAAGGACACCTATCCGCGCCTTGCGACTCCGCTTTGCTTCGTCGGCCCCGACGATCTTCGCCGTGGCGTCGAGGCGGTGATCGCCTTGCAGCGCGATTTCGGCGATCGCAGCGATCGCCGCCGCGCGAGACTAAAATACCTGCTCGATGCGCGCGGGCTGGACTGGGCCAAGCGCGCGCTGGAAGAGTATTTTGGCGCCCCGCTCGCCCCGCCGCGGCCGCTGCCGCCGTTTCAGATCCCGGAAATCCTGGGCTGGCACGCGCAAGGCGATGGCAAATTCTGGCTCGGCGTGCCGGTGCCGGCGGGCCGGATCGAGGATCGCGGCACGAAGCGAGTGCGCACCGCACTCCGCGCCGTCGTCACCCGCTTCGGCGCCGACCCGGTGCTGACCGGCCAGCAGGATATTTTGCTCTCGAACCTCGCGCCCGCCGATCGCGGCCCGGTCGAGACGCTGCTCCGCGAGCATGGTGTCTTGCTCGCCGAGGCACTGACCCCGCTCGCGCGCTGGTCGCTCGCCTGCCCGGCGCTGCCCACTTGCGGCCTCGCCCTCGCCGAAGCCGAGCGGGTGCATGCGCCGATCGTCGCCGCGATCGAGGCCGAGCTCGCGCATTTCGGCTTGCGTGACGAGCGGATCAGCCTGCGCGTCACCGGCTGCCCAAATGGCTGCGCCCGGCCTTATGGCGGGGATATCGGCATCGTCGGGCGGATGCCCGGATATTACGCGCTTTATGTCGGCGGCGATTTCGCCGGAACGAGGCTTTCCTTCAAACTCCATGACAAGATCGCCGAGGCCGACCTCGCGACGGCGCTGGCGCCGCTGTTCGCCGCCTTCGCCGCAGAGCGCGAGGCGGGCGAGGGGTTCGGCGATTTCTGCGCCCGCCTCGGCGCCGAGGCGCTCCGCGAGCGTTCCCTGCCAGCGCGCGAGGCGGCGGCGTAA
- the hslO gene encoding Hsp33 family molecular chaperone HslO gives MNEIPAFLDSERPDVPDLVVPRGVVPFHLVDAPVRGRLVRLGPLAEALLARHAHPAPVSALAGEALALVACLASGLKFHGSFSLHARGDGPLRTLAADCTETGALRFYAALAEGVPLPADTALSAGALLGAGHIAFTIDQGADRERHQGIVATHGETLAAMAEHYYVTSAQLAASLQLACAATASGWRAGGLILERLADRPGAESEAAEEGWRTATLLAATLTEAELLDDRLAPEILLQRLFHETGIVLGQPRALAFGCRCSRARLAAILEGFPPHDLDDMAVGGDIVMTCEFCAIDFRFPRASLGSG, from the coding sequence ATGAACGAAATCCCGGCCTTCCTTGATAGCGAGCGCCCCGACGTGCCCGACCTCGTCGTGCCGCGTGGGGTCGTCCCGTTTCACCTCGTCGACGCGCCGGTGCGCGGGCGGCTGGTGCGGCTTGGCCCGCTCGCTGAGGCGCTTCTCGCCCGCCATGCCCACCCGGCGCCGGTTTCGGCACTCGCCGGCGAGGCGCTGGCGCTGGTCGCCTGTCTCGCCAGCGGGCTGAAATTTCACGGCTCCTTCAGCCTCCACGCGCGCGGCGACGGGCCGCTCCGCACCCTCGCCGCCGATTGCACCGAAACCGGTGCCCTCCGCTTCTATGCCGCCCTCGCCGAGGGCGTGCCCCTGCCCGCCGACACCGCGCTCTCCGCCGGCGCCCTGCTCGGCGCCGGGCATATCGCTTTCACCATCGACCAGGGCGCCGATCGCGAACGCCACCAAGGCATCGTCGCGACCCATGGCGAGACCTTGGCGGCGATGGCGGAGCATTATTACGTGACCAGCGCCCAGCTCGCCGCGAGCCTTCAGCTCGCCTGCGCCGCGACCGCTTCTGGCTGGCGCGCCGGCGGCCTGATCCTAGAACGCCTCGCCGACAGACCGGGCGCCGAGAGCGAAGCCGCCGAAGAGGGCTGGCGCACCGCAACCCTGCTCGCCGCGACCCTGACCGAGGCCGAGCTGCTCGACGATCGTCTCGCCCCCGAAATCCTGCTCCAACGCCTGTTCCATGAGACCGGGATCGTCCTCGGCCAACCGCGCGCCCTCGCCTTCGGCTGCCGTTGCTCGCGCGCGCGCCTTGCTGCCATTCTCGAGGGGTTTCCGCCGCACGATCTCGACGACATGGCGGTCGGCGGCGATATCGTCATGACCTGCGAGTTTTGCGCGATCGATTTCCGCTTCCCGCGCGCGAGCTTGGGCTCCGGGTAA
- a CDS encoding rod shape-determining protein — MFSRLLGFMSADMAIDLGTANTLVYVKGRGIVLDEPSVVAIADVRGKKQVLAVGEEAKHMLGRTPGNISAIRPLRDGVIADFEVAEEMIKHFIRKVHNRRGFASPLIIICVPSGSTAVERRAIQESAESAGARKVLLIEEPMAAAIGAGLPVTEPSGSMIVDIGGGTTEVAVISLGGIVYARSVRVGGDKMDEAIINYIRRNHNLLIGEGSAERIKLEIGAASSLYDGDEGAYREVKGRDLMNGVPREVLVSQRQIAESLSEPVSAIVEAVKVALENTPPELAADIVDKGIVLTGGGALLYRLDQVLRDATGLPVVVAEEPLQCVALGTGRALEEMKRLRHVLSTMY; from the coding sequence ATGTTTTCCCGGCTGCTTGGTTTCATGTCGGCCGACATGGCGATCGATCTCGGCACCGCCAACACGCTGGTCTATGTCAAAGGCCGCGGCATCGTGCTCGACGAGCCGAGCGTCGTCGCCATCGCTGATGTTCGCGGCAAGAAACAGGTGCTCGCGGTCGGCGAGGAAGCCAAGCATATGCTCGGCCGCACGCCCGGCAACATCTCGGCGATCCGGCCCTTGCGCGACGGCGTGATCGCCGATTTCGAGGTCGCGGAGGAGATGATCAAGCATTTCATCCGCAAGGTGCATAACCGGCGCGGCTTCGCGAGCCCGCTGATCATCATCTGCGTCCCCTCCGGCTCGACGGCGGTCGAGCGCCGCGCGATCCAGGAGAGCGCGGAAAGCGCCGGCGCGCGCAAGGTTTTGCTGATCGAGGAGCCGATGGCTGCCGCCATCGGCGCCGGCCTGCCCGTCACCGAGCCATCCGGCAGCATGATCGTCGATATCGGCGGCGGCACCACCGAGGTCGCGGTGATTTCCTTGGGCGGCATCGTTTATGCCCGGAGCGTGCGCGTCGGCGGCGACAAGATGGACGAGGCGATCATCAACTATATCCGCCGCAACCATAATCTCCTGATCGGCGAGGGCTCGGCCGAGCGGATCAAGCTCGAGATCGGCGCCGCGAGTTCGCTCTATGACGGCGATGAGGGCGCCTATCGCGAAGTCAAGGGGCGCGATCTGATGAACGGCGTGCCGCGCGAGGTGCTGGTCAGCCAGCGCCAGATCGCCGAAAGCCTCAGCGAGCCGGTGAGCGCCATTGTGGAAGCGGTGAAGGTCGCGCTGGAGAACACGCCGCCGGAACTCGCCGCCGATATCGTCGATAAGGGAATCGTGCTGACGGGCGGGGGCGCTTTGCTTTATCGTCTGGATCAGGTGCTGCGCGATGCCACCGGCCTCCCCGTGGTGGTCGCCGAGGAGCCGCTGCAATGCGTCGCTCTCGGTACTGGCCGCGCGCTCGAAGAGATGAAAAGACTACGCCATGTTCTGTCCACCATGTATTGA
- the mreC gene encoding rod shape-determining protein MreC — MIRLSIPARQALARLTLPLLIAGAFALLLLGKADALLAERVRASLGDTLAPLYDLIANPVTRVRAAIVEAGHLVSLVSENAMLREENERLRQWQAVALALEAENATLRANLHWIPDPAAAYVTARVVADAGGVYARSVLLAVGPRHGITKGQVALDDRGLVGRITETGSRSARVMLITDINSRVPVTLEQSRARAILAGTNGALPRLLFWPEDTPPAEGERVVTSAEANAFPAGLPVGTVHYVGNAPMVVPAARLSRLDVVRVFDYRLAGVLPPEAGEHRAAKAPPVPYEP, encoded by the coding sequence ATGATCCGGCTGTCCATTCCCGCGCGCCAGGCGCTGGCTCGGCTCACCCTGCCGCTGCTGATCGCCGGCGCCTTTGCACTGCTCTTGCTCGGCAAGGCCGATGCCCTGCTCGCCGAACGGGTACGCGCGAGCCTCGGTGACACGCTGGCGCCGCTTTACGATCTCATCGCCAATCCCGTCACCCGTGTCCGCGCCGCCATCGTCGAAGCCGGCCATCTCGTCTCGCTGGTCAGCGAGAACGCCATGCTGCGCGAAGAAAACGAGCGGCTGCGGCAATGGCAGGCGGTCGCGCTGGCGCTCGAGGCCGAGAACGCGACCTTGCGCGCCAATCTCCACTGGATCCCGGACCCGGCGGCGGCCTATGTCACGGCGCGGGTGGTAGCCGATGCCGGTGGCGTCTACGCCCGCTCGGTCCTGCTCGCGGTCGGCCCGCGGCATGGCATCACCAAGGGGCAAGTCGCGCTCGATGATCGCGGCCTGGTTGGGCGCATCACCGAAACCGGGTCGCGCAGCGCGCGGGTGATGCTGATCACCGACATCAATAGCCGCGTCCCGGTGACGCTCGAGCAAAGCCGCGCCCGCGCCATCCTCGCCGGCACCAACGGCGCGTTGCCGCGGCTGCTGTTCTGGCCCGAGGACACCCCGCCGGCGGAGGGCGAACGGGTGGTGACCAGCGCCGAGGCCAATGCCTTCCCGGCCGGGCTCCCGGTCGGCACCGTGCATTATGTCGGGAATGCGCCGATGGTGGTGCCGGCGGCACGGCTTTCGCGCCTCGATGTCGTGCGGGTATTTGATTATCGCCTCGCCGGCGTCCTGCCGCCCGAGGCCGGTGAGCACCGAGCGGCGAAAGCGCCGCCAGTGCCCTACGAGCCCTGA
- the mreD gene encoding rod shape-determining protein MreD, with protein sequence MAMRFLSPRPAPRPDPWRQLDAVARAAFPGAGTALGLLVLAVPLGLPEQAALAPAFLFASVYFWSLFRPAAMTLPLVFALGLFADLLGSGPLGLDVLVLLLLAAITRRWRRGLARQSFLLVWLVFAAFAAGATALSYALTALLDLTALPLAPALVEAGFAIGFYPLLAVLLTRVHRGLAASAAV encoded by the coding sequence ATGGCCATGCGTTTCCTCTCGCCCCGGCCGGCGCCCCGCCCCGATCCTTGGCGCCAGCTCGACGCGGTCGCGCGGGCGGCGTTTCCAGGGGCGGGCACGGCGCTCGGCCTCCTCGTGCTCGCGGTCCCGCTCGGCCTGCCCGAGCAGGCGGCACTGGCGCCCGCTTTCCTGTTCGCCTCGGTCTATTTCTGGAGCCTGTTCCGCCCGGCGGCGATGACGCTTCCGCTGGTTTTCGCCCTCGGCCTGTTCGCTGATCTCCTCGGCAGCGGGCCGCTCGGGCTCGATGTGCTGGTGCTGCTGCTGCTCGCCGCCATCACCCGACGCTGGCGGCGCGGGCTCGCGCGGCAGAGTTTTCTCCTCGTCTGGCTCGTGTTCGCGGCCTTTGCGGCAGGCGCGACAGCGCTTTCCTACGCGCTCACGGCGCTCCTCGATCTCACCGCGCTGCCGCTGGCGCCGGCTTTGGTCGAGGCCGGGTTCGCGATCGGGTTTTATCCCCTGCTCGCGGTGCTGCTGACCCGTGTTCATCGCGGTCTTGCCGCCAGCGCGGCGGTGTGA
- the mrdA gene encoding penicillin-binding protein 2, translated as MRRDTNRTNVFTRRALILGGIEALALGGLAAKLYQVQVVDGKRYALLAESNRVSARLLAPPRGRLLDRDGTPLAGNRMNWRAVLIAEQADDPQATLARFSGLIPLSEHERARIDRELAHSRRFIPIILRDFLEWDEMALIEVNAPDLPGVMIDVGTTRLYPFGATLAHVVGYVAPPSEDEAEDEPLLALPGMRVGRAAVEKYHDLALRGHAGLVQVEVNAVGRVIRELAREEGVPGAEITLTIDSGLQQDVVATLGDESASAVVLDARNGEVLAMATTPSFDPSLFNSGVSQAQWNEWTKNRQTPLINKAVAGLYAPGSTFKMVVAMAGLAARAITSNERIVCPGYLDLGDTRFHCWSRYGHGALDLRGGLKNSCDVFFYEVARRTGIDAIAAMANRFGLGVRPQIELPEARAGLVPTRAWRESHGHHWNPGDTVVHGIGQGFLEIAPVQLATMVARIATGRAVEPHLTRSINGAAAAGADPAFWPTLDVPAPFLRAVREGMWAVVNEQGGTAPLARLDLSGVQLAGKTGSTQVRHVSREAREHGHFNSESLPWEFRPHALFVAFAPYDAPRYALAVVVEHGNAGAQRAAPLARAIMTNVLLRDPANRPPQPAAPRIAARLDPAPGTTPAATR; from the coding sequence ATGCGCCGCGACACCAACCGCACCAACGTTTTTACGCGCCGCGCCCTGATCCTCGGCGGGATCGAGGCGCTGGCCCTCGGCGGGCTCGCCGCCAAACTCTATCAGGTGCAGGTGGTGGACGGGAAACGCTATGCCCTGCTCGCCGAGAGCAACCGGGTCAGCGCCCGCTTGCTCGCGCCGCCGCGCGGGCGGCTGCTCGACCGCGACGGCACGCCACTCGCCGGCAACCGGATGAACTGGCGCGCGGTGCTGATCGCCGAGCAGGCCGATGACCCGCAAGCGACGCTCGCGCGATTTTCCGGCCTGATCCCGCTTTCGGAGCATGAGCGCGCCCGCATCGACCGCGAACTCGCCCATTCCCGCCGCTTCATCCCCATCATCCTGCGCGATTTCCTGGAATGGGATGAAATGGCGCTGATCGAGGTCAATGCCCCCGACCTGCCCGGCGTCATGATCGATGTCGGCACCACGCGGCTTTACCCGTTTGGGGCGACGCTCGCGCATGTCGTCGGCTATGTCGCGCCACCGAGCGAGGACGAGGCCGAGGACGAGCCGCTGCTGGCGCTGCCAGGGATGCGGGTCGGACGCGCGGCGGTGGAGAAATATCATGATCTGGCACTCCGCGGCCATGCCGGGCTGGTGCAGGTCGAGGTCAACGCGGTCGGCCGGGTGATCCGCGAACTCGCGCGCGAGGAGGGGGTTCCCGGCGCCGAAATCACCCTCACCATCGATTCCGGCCTGCAGCAGGATGTCGTGGCGACACTCGGGGACGAGAGCGCGAGCGCCGTGGTGCTCGATGCCCGCAACGGCGAAGTGCTGGCGATGGCGACGACGCCGAGCTTCGACCCCAGCCTGTTCAATTCCGGTGTCTCACAGGCACAATGGAACGAATGGACCAAGAACCGCCAGACGCCGCTGATCAACAAAGCGGTCGCCGGGCTCTACGCGCCGGGCTCGACCTTCAAGATGGTGGTGGCGATGGCAGGGTTGGCGGCGCGCGCGATCACCTCGAATGAGCGCATCGTCTGTCCCGGCTATCTCGATCTCGGCGACACGCGCTTTCATTGCTGGAGCCGCTATGGCCATGGCGCGCTCGATCTCCGCGGCGGGCTCAAGAACAGTTGTGACGTGTTTTTCTACGAGGTTGCGCGGCGCACCGGGATCGACGCCATCGCCGCCATGGCGAACCGCTTCGGCCTCGGCGTGCGCCCGCAAATCGAACTCCCCGAGGCCCGCGCCGGCCTCGTCCCGACCCGCGCCTGGCGAGAGAGCCATGGCCATCACTGGAATCCCGGTGACACCGTTGTCCATGGCATTGGCCAGGGCTTTCTCGAAATCGCGCCGGTGCAGCTCGCGACCATGGTGGCGCGGATCGCGACCGGCCGCGCCGTCGAGCCGCATCTGACGCGCAGCATCAACGGCGCCGCCGCCGCCGGCGCCGATCCCGCTTTCTGGCCGACGCTCGATGTCCCGGCGCCGTTCCTGCGCGCCGTCCGCGAAGGCATGTGGGCGGTGGTCAATGAACAAGGCGGCACCGCCCCCCTCGCCCGCCTCGATCTTTCCGGCGTGCAGCTTGCCGGCAAAACCGGCTCGACCCAGGTCCGCCACGTCTCGCGCGAGGCGCGCGAGCATGGGCATTTCAACTCCGAAAGCCTTCCCTGGGAGTTTCGCCCGCACGCCCTCTTCGTCGCTTTCGCGCCTTATGACGCGCCGCGCTATGCGCTCGCCGTCGTCGTCGAGCATGGCAATGCCGGGGCGCAGCGAGCGGCGCCGCTGGCGCGCGCGATCATGACCAATGTCCTGCTCCGCGATCCCGCCAATCGTCCGCCCCAGCCCGCCGCCCCCCGCATCGCCGCCCGCCTCGATCCGGCGCCGGGCACGACGCCGGCAGCAACGCGATGA
- the rodA gene encoding rod shape-determining protein RodA, whose translation MMERRLYRAEGFGLAAKLRAVSWLYVGLLAALAGVGYVALYSAGGGPLPFANRHALRFALGLAILIATALTDLRLIRRLAWPLYGLGIALLLAVARFGHVGKGAQRWIEIGAFQLQPSELMKIFLVLALASWFHRASFERIGNPFFLIPPALATAIPVALILKQPNLGTAVITALVAGAVFFAAGVRWWKFALVALAIGAAAPLAYHHLHDYQRARIETFLHPESDPLGTGYNIIQSKIALGSGGLWGKGFLHGTQGHLDFLPEKQTDFIFTVLAEEFGLVGALALLGLITLIIAGGLVIALRAREPFARLLAIGITVNYSLYVFVNLAMVMGAIPVGGVPLPLISHGGSALLTAMFGFGLLLSVEVHRDVSLAHDPDAI comes from the coding sequence ATGATGGAGCGCCGCCTCTATCGCGCCGAGGGGTTCGGGCTCGCGGCCAAGCTGCGCGCGGTGAGCTGGCTCTATGTCGGGCTGCTCGCCGCTCTCGCTGGGGTCGGCTATGTCGCGCTCTATTCCGCGGGCGGCGGGCCGCTTCCTTTCGCCAATCGCCACGCGCTGCGCTTTGCGCTCGGGCTTGCGATCCTGATCGCGACCGCGCTCACCGATCTCCGCCTGATCCGGCGCCTCGCCTGGCCGCTTTACGGGCTCGGGATCGCGCTCTTGCTTGCCGTCGCCCGCTTCGGCCATGTCGGCAAAGGGGCGCAGCGCTGGATCGAGATCGGCGCGTTTCAGCTCCAGCCGAGCGAGTTGATGAAAATCTTCCTCGTCCTCGCGCTCGCCTCCTGGTTTCATCGCGCCTCGTTCGAACGGATCGGCAACCCGTTCTTCCTGATCCCGCCGGCGCTGGCGACCGCCATTCCGGTGGCACTCATCCTGAAACAGCCCAATCTCGGCACCGCTGTCATCACCGCCCTGGTCGCCGGCGCGGTGTTTTTTGCCGCCGGCGTCAGATGGTGGAAATTCGCCCTGGTCGCACTCGCGATCGGTGCCGCGGCACCACTCGCTTATCATCATTTGCATGATTACCAGCGTGCCAGGATCGAGACCTTCCTCCATCCCGAGAGTGACCCGCTCGGCACCGGCTATAACATCATCCAGTCGAAGATCGCGCTCGGCTCGGGCGGGCTCTGGGGCAAGGGATTCCTGCATGGCACGCAAGGTCATCTCGATTTCCTGCCCGAGAAGCAAACCGATTTTATCTTCACCGTGCTCGCCGAGGAATTCGGCCTCGTCGGCGCGCTTGCCCTGCTCGGCCTGATCACGCTGATCATCGCCGGCGGCCTGGTGATCGCGCTGCGCGCCCGCGAACCTTTCGCCCGCCTGCTTGCGATCGGCATCACCGTCAATTATTCGCTTTACGTGTTCGTCAATCTCGCGATGGTGATGGGGGCGATTCCGGTGGGCGGCGTGCCGCTGCCGCTGATTTCGCATGGCGGCTCGGCGTTGCTGACCGCAATGTTTGGCTTTGGCCTGTTGCTCTCGGTCGAGGTGCACCGCGATGTCAGCCTCGCGCACGATCCGGACGCGATCTGA
- a CDS encoding PAS domain S-box protein, with protein MERIYQAVFEAAADGIFVIGAGGVIRFVNQAAGPLLGLADTALIGRQIGDFLCDPDDQAALTPTDRHPGGRREIMMRRDDGYRFPAEIVLRDVIRDDGPTRVIIAHDISARHATREMLLAREELLRAIIATAPEAVIVIDAHGSIISFSAAAERMFGHPAAAILGRNINMLMPEPYRREHDSYLARYLETGEKRIIGIGRIVVGERADGTSFPIELQVGEVEAGGQRLFAGFIRDLSEQQEAERRLQDLQGKLLHTSRLSTLGRMASTLAHEINQPLTAIANYVEAGRQLLAAGRAELLPRVADALARAGEQATRAGSIIQRLRGFVARGENEKKPEDLNTLVEEAATLALVGAREFGIRVTFALTPDLPPVLADRVQVQQVILNLVRNAVEVLQPCARREITVQTAASGGFAEITVADTGPGIAPEIRDQMFSPFVSTKRDGMGLGLSICREIVESHGGRIDVSSAPERGTIFRFTLAFAPPMETLDD; from the coding sequence ATGGAGCGGATCTACCAGGCAGTATTCGAGGCGGCGGCAGACGGGATTTTCGTTATCGGCGCGGGCGGGGTGATCCGCTTCGTCAACCAAGCCGCCGGCCCCCTGCTCGGGCTCGCTGACACCGCGCTGATCGGCAGGCAGATCGGCGATTTCCTCTGCGACCCTGACGATCAAGCGGCGCTGACGCCCACCGACCGCCATCCCGGTGGGCGGCGTGAGATCATGATGCGGCGGGATGACGGCTATCGCTTTCCGGCCGAGATCGTCCTCCGCGATGTCATACGCGACGACGGGCCGACACGGGTGATAATCGCGCATGACATCTCCGCTCGCCACGCGACGCGGGAGATGCTGCTTGCGCGCGAGGAATTGCTTCGCGCCATCATCGCGACGGCGCCGGAGGCGGTCATCGTCATTGACGCCCACGGCAGCATCATTTCGTTTAGCGCCGCCGCCGAGCGCATGTTCGGCCACCCCGCCGCCGCGATACTCGGGCGCAATATCAACATGCTGATGCCCGAGCCCTATCGCCGCGAGCATGATTCCTATCTCGCCCGCTATCTTGAAACCGGCGAAAAGCGGATCATCGGTATCGGCCGCATCGTCGTCGGCGAGCGCGCCGATGGCACGAGTTTTCCGATCGAGCTGCAGGTTGGGGAGGTCGAGGCCGGCGGGCAGCGCCTGTTCGCCGGCTTCATCCGCGACCTCTCCGAGCAGCAGGAGGCCGAACGGCGGCTCCAGGATCTGCAGGGCAAGCTCCTGCACACCTCGCGGCTATCGACGCTGGGGCGGATGGCCTCGACGCTGGCGCATGAGATCAATCAGCCGCTGACCGCGATCGCCAATTACGTCGAGGCCGGGCGGCAATTGCTCGCCGCCGGGCGGGCGGAGTTGCTGCCGCGGGTCGCGGATGCGCTGGCTCGTGCCGGTGAGCAGGCGACGCGGGCCGGCAGCATCATCCAGCGCCTGCGCGGTTTCGTCGCCCGCGGCGAGAACGAGAAGAAGCCGGAGGATCTCAACACCCTGGTCGAGGAGGCGGCGACGCTGGCGCTGGTCGGGGCGCGGGAATTCGGCATCCGCGTCACCTTCGCCCTCACCCCCGATCTGCCGCCGGTGCTCGCCGACCGGGTGCAGGTGCAGCAGGTGATACTCAATCTCGTCCGCAACGCCGTCGAGGTGCTGCAACCCTGCGCCCGCCGCGAGATCACCGTCCAGACCGCGGCATCCGGGGGGTTCGCCGAAATCACTGTCGCCGATACCGGCCCCGGCATTGCGCCCGAGATCCGCGACCAGATGTTCAGCCCCTTCGTCTCCACCAAGCGTGACGGCATGGGGCTCGGGCTTTCGATCTGCCGTGAGATCGTCGAGAGCCATGGCGGGCGGATCGATGTTTCTTCGGCGCCCGAGAGGGGAACGATTTTTCGCTTTACCCTCGCCTTTGCTCCCCCGATGGAGACTCTCGATGACTGA
- the fixJ gene encoding response regulator FixJ yields the protein MTDPEVIVVDDDEAVRESLCFLLEAAGYRCQAFASGAALLAAPPGPGAGCLLLDVRMPEIDGVTTLERLRAAGLRIPTIVMTGHADVPLAVRAMKAGARDFVEKPFSDGAILEAVGQALVDVGTDAPGREALARLATLSPREREVLDGLVAGLPNKTIAYDLGISPRTVEIHRAHVMEKFGARSLSELVRLALAAGIDPGARHK from the coding sequence ATGACTGACCCGGAGGTGATCGTCGTCGACGATGACGAGGCGGTGCGCGAATCGCTTTGTTTCCTTCTCGAAGCGGCGGGCTATCGCTGCCAAGCTTTCGCCTCCGGCGCCGCTTTGCTTGCCGCGCCGCCGGGGCCGGGCGCGGGCTGTCTCCTCCTCGATGTGCGGATGCCGGAGATCGACGGCGTGACCACGCTCGAGCGGCTGCGCGCCGCTGGCCTGCGGATCCCGACGATCGTCATGACCGGACATGCCGATGTGCCGCTGGCGGTCAGGGCGATGAAGGCCGGGGCACGGGATTTCGTCGAAAAGCCCTTCTCCGATGGCGCGATTTTGGAAGCGGTCGGTCAGGCGTTGGTCGATGTTGGGACGGACGCGCCGGGACGCGAGGCGCTGGCGCGGCTTGCGACCCTCAGCCCGCGTGAGCGCGAAGTTCTGGACGGGCTGGTTGCTGGCCTGCCCAACAAGACTATCGCCTATGATCTCGGTATCAGCCCGCGCACGGTGGAAATCCACCGCGCCCATGTGATGGAAAAATTCGGCGCGCGCAGCCTCTCCGAACTCGTGCGCCTAGCACTGGCCGCCGGCATCGATCCGGGAGCGCGGCATAAGTAA